A region of the Pseudarthrobacter sp. MM222 genome:
CTCTGGCGCACCGCCGTCATCTCCCTGGTCATGCTTGCCACCGGAGTCCTCACCGGAGCCATCGGCATCGGCTAACCCACCCCGCGAGAAGACAGTTCGCGGCAGTGTTTGCACAAAACATTGCCGCGAACTGTCGTCTCGGCGTCCGACGGTAACAGCAGTTCAACCCACGTAGACTGGGACGGAAAATAATCCGAACTTGCAGGGGAGATCCATGGCTGCGATCAACCGCGACGACGTCGCGCATCTCGCGCATCTCGCGCACATCGAGATGAGTGCTGAAGAGCTGGACAGGATGGCCGGCGAACTCGCCGTCATCGTTGATTCAGTGAAGTCCGTCAGTGAAGCCGCCGGTGATGACGTCCCGGCCACGTCCCACCCGATTCCGCTGACCAATGTGTTCCGCGAAGACGTAGTCGGCCACACCTTCACGGCCGAGCAGGCATTGTCCGGCGCCCCCGACGCGTACGAAGGCCGCTTCAAGGTCCCGGCAATCCTGGACGAGGACTAAGAACATGACTGAAACGAACTCCGACCTGATCCGTAATTCCGCCGCGCA
Encoded here:
- the gatC gene encoding Asp-tRNA(Asn)/Glu-tRNA(Gln) amidotransferase subunit GatC — encoded protein: MAAINRDDVAHLAHLAHIEMSAEELDRMAGELAVIVDSVKSVSEAAGDDVPATSHPIPLTNVFREDVVGHTFTAEQALSGAPDAYEGRFKVPAILDED